In the genome of Drosophila subpulchrella strain 33 F10 #4 breed RU33 chromosome 2L, RU_Dsub_v1.1 Primary Assembly, whole genome shotgun sequence, one region contains:
- the LOC119548662 gene encoding uncharacterized protein LOC119548662 isoform X5 yields the protein MNQVYFSRKNKDQGPCARVRKIRPINMGGNVEQRPWTPTVRIGRIAAETTNPGPATVQLPTLIGSKVPDSKKKAAPSYSFGHKLGGKYATSGPGPAQYNVTGMRAKGRDYPRAATLQSRPKELTRFSNPGPGEYDVVPAAKAVIDATPKYTFGQRPAALKTFQIPGPNHYQVVPLDVVKRRAPRYSFRIKVNVYFVNNPAPGAYCPEKVKLNKTPEFSFGIKHHEQRPDYTPAPGTYKPEQVVQEHNPAYSFGLKTKHIQVSDTPAPGAYSPEKSRLHSTPAYSIAGKASQDVVDCTPAPGAYEPEKCVLSRTPAFSFGHRVDLAKSSDTPAPGTYNPEKVRMDHTPAFTLSGRPETRSVSETPAPGSYAPEKYRNDRTPAFTFGGKHEQRLESSTPAPGDYCPEKVRHDHNPAFSFAGRHELHKTSDTPAPGAYDTEKVRQDHNPAFTFAGRHDLQKPSETPAPGAYSPEKVRQDHNPAFSMAGKYIQKITSETPAPGDYCPEKVRLDHTPAYSFGVKNDPKVENNTPAPGDYHPEKVRQDHNPAYSFAGRHDLHKPSETPAPGAYSPEKVRQDHNPAFSMGGKYDQKIPNGTPAPGDYSPEKVRLDHTPAYSFGSKNDPKVENNTPAPGDYHPEKVRQDHNPAFTFAGRYDLQKPSETPAPGAYSPEKVRQDHNPAFSMAGKHIDKITNGTPAPGDYYPEKVRLDHTPAYTFGGKNDPKIENNTPAPGDYHPEKVRQDHNPAFTFAGRYDLQNPSDTPAPGAYSPEKVRQDHNPAFTMAGKHIDKITNGTPAPGDYSPEKVRLDHTPAYTFGGKNDPKIENHTPAPGDYHPEKVRQDHNPAFTFAGRYDLQKPSDTPAPGAYSPEKVRQDHNPAFTMGGKHIDKITNGTPAPGDYYPEKVRLDHTPAYTFGGKNDPKIENHTPAPGDYHPEKVRQDHTPAFTFAGRHDLHKPSETPAPGAYYPEKTRQDHNPAFSMAGKHIEKLTNGTPAPGDYCPEKVRLDHTPAYSFGSKNDPKVENNTPAPGDYHPEKVRQDHNPAFSVAGRHDLHKPSDTPAPGAYSPEKVRQDHNPAFSMAGKHIEKLTNGTPAPGDYYPEKVRLDHTPAYTFGGKNDPKIENHTPAPGDYHPEKVRQDHIPAFTFAGRHDLQKPSDTPAPGAYSPEKVRQDHNPAFSMAGKHIEKLTNGTPAPGDYYPEKVRLDHTPAYTFGGKNDPKIENNTPAPGDYHPEKVRQDHIPAFSFAGRHDLHKPSETPAPGAYSPEKVRQDHNPAFSMAGKHDPKISNDTPAPGDYSPEKCRLDHTPSYTFAGKNDPKIENHTPAPGDYHPEKVRQDHNPAFTFAGRHDLHKPSDTPAPGAYYPEKTRQDHNPAFSMTSRHIEKLTNGTPAPGDYCPEKVRLDHTPAYTFGSKNDPKVENNTPAPGDYHPEKVRQDHNPAFSFAGRHDLYKPCETPAPGDYSPEKVRQDHNPAFTMAGKHDPRVTNDTPAPGDYSPEKVRLDRAPAFSFGGKHDPKTEHHHPAPCDYAPERVRHDHTPAYTIAGRPAAEHVSQTPAPCDYHPEQCQVDSTPAFTFGMRLGRERISDTPAPSAYEPEKHSLHSTPAYSFGTKSDIRVTTDAPAPGHYHPEQCKLDSSPAYSFGLKTVPTASLPEPRGVYIEDRIVQRRERRLASPVRNNAECTTTTTNNAGGNSTTTTTTTTTTRTFVNGVEQPELLEKQTTKQVNGTHKELKSAPPAPLSNGHVKHSKIEAYTMQQVAHGQQESGDLKVVTSGKSDASATKAAAESHQRVVRTDGAIVTSGQSSRMQTVKYAVEASSVQEKIISS from the exons ATGAACCAG gtATACTTTTCGAGAAAGAACAAGGATCAGGGACCCTGCGCCCGCGTCCGTAAGATTCGTCCAATAAACATGGGCGGCAATGTGGAGCAGCGTCCTTGGACTCCAACGGTCCGAATCGGTAGGATTGCAGCCGAAACTACCAATCCAGGTCCAGCCACCGTACAGCTTCCGACGTTGATCG GTAGCAAAGTTCCGGATTCGAAGAAGAAGGCTGCTCCCTCGTACTCCTTTGGTCACAAATTGGGCGGAAAGTATGCCACCTCTGGACCTGGTCCAGCGCAATACAATGTGACAGGTATGAGGGCGAAGGGTCGTGATTATCCCCGAGCAGCCACTCTGCAGAGTCGCCCCAAGGAACTGACCCGCTTCTCCAACCCCGGACCCGGCGAGTACGATGTGGTACCGGCTGCCAAGGCGGTGATCGATGCCACACCCAAATACACCTTTGGCCAACGACCGGCCGCCTTGAAGACCTTCCAGATTCCAG GTCCCAACCATTATCAAGTGGTGCCACTTGATGTCGTCAAGCGGCGAGCCCCACGATACTCCTTTCGCATTAAGGTTAACGTGTACTTTGTTAACAATCCAG CTCCTGGCGCCTATTGTCCCGAAAAGGTGAAGCTCAACAAGACGCCGGAGTTCAGTTTTGGCATCAAACACCACGAACAGAGACCAGATTATACGCCAG CGCCGGGCACTTATAAACCCGAGCAGGTTGTCCAAGAACACAATCCCGCCTACAGCTTCGGCTTGAAAACCAAACACATTCAGGTCAGCGACACTCCAG CACCCGGCGCCTACAGCCCCGAAAAGTCGCGACTACACTCTACACCCGCTTACTCAATCGCAGGAAAGGCCTCCCAAGACGTTGTCGATTGTACTCCTG CCCCCGGAGCATACGAACCCGAGAAGTGCGTGCTGAGCAGGACGCCTGCCTTCAGCTTTGGCCACCGCGTGGACCTCGCCAAGTCCAGCGACACGCCCGCGCCGGGCACCTACAATCCCGAGAAGGTGCGGATGGACCACACGCCCGCCTTCACCCTCTCCGGACGCCCGGAAACGAGGTCCGTCAGCGAGACCCCGGCGCCCGGTTCGTATGCCCCGGAAAAGTACCGCAACGACCGAACGCCGGCCTTCACCTTCGGCGGTAAGCACGAGCAGCGACTCGAGAGCTCCACTCCGGCACCGGGCGACTACTGCCCCGAAAAAGTCCGGCACGATCACAATCCCGCTTTCTCATTCGCCGGTCGCCACGAATTGCACAAGACTAGCGACACTCCAGCACCCGGCGCCTATGATACGGAGAAAGTCCGGCAGGATCACAATCCCGCCTTCACCTTTGCCGGTCGTCATGATCTTCAGAAGCCCAGTGAAACTCCTGCCCCAGGTGCCTATTCCCCCGAGAAAGTTCGTCAAGACCACAATCCAGCTTTCTCCATGGCTGGAAAGTATATCCAGAAGATTACAAGCGAAACACCAGCTCCTGGTGACTACTGTCCCGAGAAGGTTAGATTAGATCACACTCCCGCCTATAGTTTTGGGGTGAAGAACGATCCGAAAGTAGAGAACAACACTCCAGCCCCTGGGGATTATCACCCCGAAAAGGTCAGGCAGGATCATAATCCTGCGTATTCCTTTGCTGGTCGCCACGACCTCCACAAACCCAGTGAGACTCCTGCTCCAGGAGCTTACTCTCCGGAGAAAGTAAGGCAAGATCACAATCCTGCTTTCTCGATGGGTGGAAAGTACGATCAGAAGATTCCTAATGGTACCCCTGCCCCAGGGGACTACAGTCCCGAAAAGGTTAGACTAGATCACACACCTGCTTATAGCTTTGGTAGTAAGAACGATCCGAAGGTGGAAAACAATACCCCCGCTCCAGGAGACTATCATCCTGAGAAGGTAAGGCAGGACCACAATCCCGCCTTCACCTTTGCTGGTCGGTATGATCTTCAAAAACCAAGTGAAACTCCTGCCCCCGGAGCCTATTCCCCCGAGAAGGTTCGGCAGGATCACAATCCTGCCTTTTCAATGGCTGGCAAACATATCGATAAGATAACAAATGGTACACCAGCTCCTGGTGACTACTATCCTGAAAAAGTTAGATTAGACCACACACCTGCCTACACTTTTGGTGGCAAAAACGATCCTAAAATAGAGAACAATACACCAGCTCCAGGTGATTATCATCCCGAGAAAGTTAGGCAAGATCACAATCCCGCCTTCACCTTTGCTGGTCGGTATGATCTTCAAAATCCTAGTGATACTCCTGCCCCTGGTGCCTATTCCCCCGAGAAAGTTCGTCAAGATCACAATCCTGCCTTTACAATGGCTGGCAAACATATCGATAAGATAACAAATGGTACACCAGCACCTGGTGACTACAGCCCAGAAAAAGTTCGATTAGATCACACACCTGCCTACACTTTTGGTGGCAAAAACGACCCCAAAATAGAAAACCATACCCCAGCTCCTGGTGACTATCATCCCGAGAAAGTTAGGCAAGATCACAATCCCGCCTTCACCTTTGCTGGTCGGTATGATCTTCAAAAACCCAGTGATACTCCTGCCCCTGGTGCCTATTCCCCCGAGAAGGTTCGTCAAGATCACAATCCTGCCTTTACAATGGGTGGCAAACATATCGATAAGATAACCAATGGTACACCAGCTCCTGGTGACTACTATCCTGAAAAAGTTAGATTAGACCACACACCTGCCTACACTTTTGGTGGCAAAAACGATCCCAAAATTGAAAACCATACTCCAGCTCCTGGTGACTATCATCCTGAGAAAGTTAGGCAAGATCACACTCCAGCCTTTACTTTCGCTGGCCGTCATGATCTTCACAAACCCAGCGAAACTCCCGCTCCAGGGGCCTACTACCCTGAAAAAACTAGACAGGATCATAATCCCGCCTTCTCAATGGCTGGCAAACACATCGAAAAGCTTACAAATGGCACTCCAGCTCCAGGAGATTACTGCCCAGAGAAGGTTCGCCTCGATCATACTCCAGCTTACAGCTTTGGTAGTAAGAACGATCCGAAGGTGGAGAACAATACCCCAGCTCCTGGGGACTATCATCCAGAAAAGGTTAGACAAGATCACAACCCCGCCTTCTCCGTCGCCGGACGTCATGATCTCCATAAACCAAGTGATACCCCCGCCCCTGGTGCCTATTCCCCCGAGAAAGTTCGCCAAGATCATAACCCAGCCTTTTCAATGGCTGGAAAACATATTGAAAAGCTTACAAATGGAACACCAGCTCCTGGTGACTACTATCCTGAAAAGGTTAGATTAGACCACACACCTGCCTACACTTTTGGTGGAAAAAACGATCCCAAAATTGAAAACCATACCCCAGCTCCAGGTGATTATCATCCTGAGAAAGTTAGGCAAGATCACATTCCAGCCTTTACTTTCGCTGGCCGTCATGATCTTCAAAAACCAAGTGATACCCCCGCCCCTGGTGCCTATTCACCCGAGAAAGTTCGCCAAGATCATAACCCAGCCTTTTCTATGGCTGGAAAACATATTGAAAAGCTTACAAATGGAACACCAGCTCCTGGTGACTACTATCCTGAAAAAGTAAGATTAGATCACACACCTGCCTACACTTTTGGTGGCAAAAACGATCCTAAAATAGAGAACAATACACCAGCTCCAGGTGATTATCATCCCGAGAAAGTTAGGCAAGATCACATTCCAGCCTTTTCTTTCGCTGGCCGTCATGATCTTCACAAACCCAGCGAAACTCCCGCTCCTGGAGCATATTCTCCGGAAAAAGTCCGACAAGATCATAACCCTGCATTCTCGATGGCTGGCAAACATGATCCTAAGATCTCTAATGATACTCCTGCCCCTGGTGACTATAGTCCCGAAAAGTGTCGTCTAGATCATACACCCTCCTATACGTTTGCTGGGAAAAATGATCCCAAAATAGAAAACCATACCCCAGCTCCTGGTGACTATCATCCTGAGAAAGTTAGGCAAGATCACAATCCAGCCTTTACTTTCGCTGGCCGTCATGATCTTCACAAACCCAGTGACACTCCCGCTCCAGGGGCCTACTATCCCGAAAAAACTAGACAGGATCATAATCCCGCCTTCTCAATGACTAGCAGACACATCGAAAAGCTTACAAATGGCACTCCAGCTCCTGGAGATTACTGCCCAGAGAAGGTTCGCTTAGATCATACTCCAGCTTATACCTTTGGTAGTAAGAACGATCCGAAGGTGGAAAACAATACCCCAGCTCCTGGGGACTATCATCCAGAGAAGGTTAGACAAGATCACAACCCCGCCTTTTCCTTCGCCGGACGTCATGATCTCTATAAGCCCTGTGAGACTCCCGCTCCGGGAGACTACTCTCCGGAGAAGGTTCGACAAGATCACAATCCAGCCTTTACAATGGCGGGAAAGCATGATCCTAGGGTCACCAATGACACGCCGGCACCTGGGGACTACAGCCCCGAGAAGGTGCGACTGGACCGAGCACCTGCATTCAGCTTTGGCGGCAAACATGACCCCAAAACGGAGCACCATCATCCTGCGCCATGCGACTACGCCCCCGAGAGAGTTCGCCACGACCATACACCCGCCTACACAATTGCAGGTCGTCCCGCCGCCGAGCACGTGAGCCAGACCCCGGCTCCCTGTGACTACCATCCGGAGCAGTGCCAGGTGGACAGCACGCCGGCGTTCACCTTTGGCATGCGACTGGGAAGGGAACGCATCTCGGACACGCCAG CACCCTCTGCTTATGAGCCGGAGAAGCACTCACTGCACTCCACACCCGCCTACAGCTTTGGCACCAAGTCGGACATCCGCGTGACCACCGATGCCCCAG CCCCCGGTCACTATCATCCCGAGCAGTGCAAGCTGGATAGCTCGCCAGCCTATAGTTTTGGCCTAAAGACAGTGCCAACTGCTTCGCTTCCAG AACCCAGGGGCGTCTACATCGAAGATCGCATTGTCCAAAGACGCGAACGCCGCCTGGCCAGTCCCG TACGCAACAATGCGGAATGCACCACCACAACCACCAACAATGCTGGTGGCAACAGCACCACAACTaccaccacaaccaccaccactAGAACCTTTGTCAATGGAGTGGAGCAGCCGGAGTTGTTGGAAAAACAGACCACCAAGCAGGTGAATGGCACCCACAAAGAGCTTAAGTCCGCACCACCGGCACCACTGAGCAATGGCCATGTGAAGCACTCGAAGATCGAGGCCTACACGATGCAGCAGGTGGCCCACGGGCAGCAGGAGAGTGGTGACCTGAAAGTGGTGACCAGTGGTAAGTCGGATGCCAGTGCCACCAAGGCGGCGGCCGAGAGCCACCAGAGGGTGGTGCGTACAGATGGGGCCATCGTGACCAGCGGCCAATCCTCGAGGATGCAGACGGTCAAGTACGCTGTGGAGGCCAGCAGCGTGCAGGAGAAGATTATCAG CTCCTAA
- the LOC119548662 gene encoding uncharacterized protein LOC119548662 isoform X3 translates to MGGNVEQRPWTPTVRIGRIAAETTNPGPATVQLPTLIGSKVPDSKKKAAPSYSFGHKLGGKYATSGPGPAQYNVTGMRAKGRDYPRAATLQSRPKELTRFSNPGPGEYDVVPAAKAVIDATPKYTFGQRPAALKTFQIPGPNHYQVVPLDVVKRRAPRYSFRIKVNVYFVNNPAPNSYCPEKVTQSKKNAPRYTFGRRTKIEHDQGTPAPGAYCPEKVKLNKTPEFSFGIKHHEQRPDYTPAPGTYKPEQVVQEHNPAYSFGLKTKHIQVSDTPAPGAYSPEKSRLHSTPAYSIAGKASQDVVDCTPAPGAYEPEKCVLSRTPAFSFGHRVDLAKSSDTPAPGTYNPEKVRMDHTPAFTLSGRPETRSVSETPAPGSYAPEKYRNDRTPAFTFGGKHEQRLESSTPAPGDYCPEKVRHDHNPAFSFAGRHELHKTSDTPAPGAYDTEKVRQDHNPAFTFAGRHDLQKPSETPAPGAYSPEKVRQDHNPAFSMAGKYIQKITSETPAPGDYCPEKVRLDHTPAYSFGVKNDPKVENNTPAPGDYHPEKVRQDHNPAYSFAGRHDLHKPSETPAPGAYSPEKVRQDHNPAFSMGGKYDQKIPNGTPAPGDYSPEKVRLDHTPAYSFGSKNDPKVENNTPAPGDYHPEKVRQDHNPAFTFAGRYDLQKPSETPAPGAYSPEKVRQDHNPAFSMAGKHIDKITNGTPAPGDYYPEKVRLDHTPAYTFGGKNDPKIENNTPAPGDYHPEKVRQDHNPAFTFAGRYDLQNPSDTPAPGAYSPEKVRQDHNPAFTMAGKHIDKITNGTPAPGDYSPEKVRLDHTPAYTFGGKNDPKIENHTPAPGDYHPEKVRQDHNPAFTFAGRYDLQKPSDTPAPGAYSPEKVRQDHNPAFTMGGKHIDKITNGTPAPGDYYPEKVRLDHTPAYTFGGKNDPKIENHTPAPGDYHPEKVRQDHTPAFTFAGRHDLHKPSETPAPGAYYPEKTRQDHNPAFSMAGKHIEKLTNGTPAPGDYCPEKVRLDHTPAYSFGSKNDPKVENNTPAPGDYHPEKVRQDHNPAFSVAGRHDLHKPSDTPAPGAYSPEKVRQDHNPAFSMAGKHIEKLTNGTPAPGDYYPEKVRLDHTPAYTFGGKNDPKIENHTPAPGDYHPEKVRQDHIPAFTFAGRHDLQKPSDTPAPGAYSPEKVRQDHNPAFSMAGKHIEKLTNGTPAPGDYYPEKVRLDHTPAYTFGGKNDPKIENNTPAPGDYHPEKVRQDHIPAFSFAGRHDLHKPSETPAPGAYSPEKVRQDHNPAFSMAGKHDPKISNDTPAPGDYSPEKCRLDHTPSYTFAGKNDPKIENHTPAPGDYHPEKVRQDHNPAFTFAGRHDLHKPSDTPAPGAYYPEKTRQDHNPAFSMTSRHIEKLTNGTPAPGDYCPEKVRLDHTPAYTFGSKNDPKVENNTPAPGDYHPEKVRQDHNPAFSFAGRHDLYKPCETPAPGDYSPEKVRQDHNPAFTMAGKHDPRVTNDTPAPGDYSPEKVRLDRAPAFSFGGKHDPKTEHHHPAPCDYAPERVRHDHTPAYTIAGRPAAEHVSQTPAPCDYHPEQCQVDSTPAFTFGMRLGRERISDTPAPSAYEPEKHSLHSTPAYSFGTKSDIRVTTDAPAPGHYHPEQCKLDSSPAYSFGLKTVPTASLPEPRGVYIEDRIVQRRERRLASPVRNNAECTTTTTNNAGGNSTTTTTTTTTTRTFVNGVEQPELLEKQTTKQVNGTHKELKSAPPAPLSNGHVKHSKIEAYTMQQVAHGQQESGDLKVVTSGKSDASATKAAAESHQRVVRTDGAIVTSGQSSRMQTVKYAVEASSVQEKIISS, encoded by the exons ATGGGCGGCAATGTGGAGCAGCGTCCTTGGACTCCAACGGTCCGAATCGGTAGGATTGCAGCCGAAACTACCAATCCAGGTCCAGCCACCGTACAGCTTCCGACGTTGATCG GTAGCAAAGTTCCGGATTCGAAGAAGAAGGCTGCTCCCTCGTACTCCTTTGGTCACAAATTGGGCGGAAAGTATGCCACCTCTGGACCTGGTCCAGCGCAATACAATGTGACAGGTATGAGGGCGAAGGGTCGTGATTATCCCCGAGCAGCCACTCTGCAGAGTCGCCCCAAGGAACTGACCCGCTTCTCCAACCCCGGACCCGGCGAGTACGATGTGGTACCGGCTGCCAAGGCGGTGATCGATGCCACACCCAAATACACCTTTGGCCAACGACCGGCCGCCTTGAAGACCTTCCAGATTCCAG GTCCCAACCATTATCAAGTGGTGCCACTTGATGTCGTCAAGCGGCGAGCCCCACGATACTCCTTTCGCATTAAGGTTAACGTGTACTTTGTTAACAATCCAG CTCCGAATAGCTATTGCCCTGAAAAGGTCACGCAATCAAAAAAGAATGCGCCACGCTACACTTTCGGTAGACGAACTAAAATCGAACACGATCAGGGCACACCAG CTCCTGGCGCCTATTGTCCCGAAAAGGTGAAGCTCAACAAGACGCCGGAGTTCAGTTTTGGCATCAAACACCACGAACAGAGACCAGATTATACGCCAG CGCCGGGCACTTATAAACCCGAGCAGGTTGTCCAAGAACACAATCCCGCCTACAGCTTCGGCTTGAAAACCAAACACATTCAGGTCAGCGACACTCCAG CACCCGGCGCCTACAGCCCCGAAAAGTCGCGACTACACTCTACACCCGCTTACTCAATCGCAGGAAAGGCCTCCCAAGACGTTGTCGATTGTACTCCTG CCCCCGGAGCATACGAACCCGAGAAGTGCGTGCTGAGCAGGACGCCTGCCTTCAGCTTTGGCCACCGCGTGGACCTCGCCAAGTCCAGCGACACGCCCGCGCCGGGCACCTACAATCCCGAGAAGGTGCGGATGGACCACACGCCCGCCTTCACCCTCTCCGGACGCCCGGAAACGAGGTCCGTCAGCGAGACCCCGGCGCCCGGTTCGTATGCCCCGGAAAAGTACCGCAACGACCGAACGCCGGCCTTCACCTTCGGCGGTAAGCACGAGCAGCGACTCGAGAGCTCCACTCCGGCACCGGGCGACTACTGCCCCGAAAAAGTCCGGCACGATCACAATCCCGCTTTCTCATTCGCCGGTCGCCACGAATTGCACAAGACTAGCGACACTCCAGCACCCGGCGCCTATGATACGGAGAAAGTCCGGCAGGATCACAATCCCGCCTTCACCTTTGCCGGTCGTCATGATCTTCAGAAGCCCAGTGAAACTCCTGCCCCAGGTGCCTATTCCCCCGAGAAAGTTCGTCAAGACCACAATCCAGCTTTCTCCATGGCTGGAAAGTATATCCAGAAGATTACAAGCGAAACACCAGCTCCTGGTGACTACTGTCCCGAGAAGGTTAGATTAGATCACACTCCCGCCTATAGTTTTGGGGTGAAGAACGATCCGAAAGTAGAGAACAACACTCCAGCCCCTGGGGATTATCACCCCGAAAAGGTCAGGCAGGATCATAATCCTGCGTATTCCTTTGCTGGTCGCCACGACCTCCACAAACCCAGTGAGACTCCTGCTCCAGGAGCTTACTCTCCGGAGAAAGTAAGGCAAGATCACAATCCTGCTTTCTCGATGGGTGGAAAGTACGATCAGAAGATTCCTAATGGTACCCCTGCCCCAGGGGACTACAGTCCCGAAAAGGTTAGACTAGATCACACACCTGCTTATAGCTTTGGTAGTAAGAACGATCCGAAGGTGGAAAACAATACCCCCGCTCCAGGAGACTATCATCCTGAGAAGGTAAGGCAGGACCACAATCCCGCCTTCACCTTTGCTGGTCGGTATGATCTTCAAAAACCAAGTGAAACTCCTGCCCCCGGAGCCTATTCCCCCGAGAAGGTTCGGCAGGATCACAATCCTGCCTTTTCAATGGCTGGCAAACATATCGATAAGATAACAAATGGTACACCAGCTCCTGGTGACTACTATCCTGAAAAAGTTAGATTAGACCACACACCTGCCTACACTTTTGGTGGCAAAAACGATCCTAAAATAGAGAACAATACACCAGCTCCAGGTGATTATCATCCCGAGAAAGTTAGGCAAGATCACAATCCCGCCTTCACCTTTGCTGGTCGGTATGATCTTCAAAATCCTAGTGATACTCCTGCCCCTGGTGCCTATTCCCCCGAGAAAGTTCGTCAAGATCACAATCCTGCCTTTACAATGGCTGGCAAACATATCGATAAGATAACAAATGGTACACCAGCACCTGGTGACTACAGCCCAGAAAAAGTTCGATTAGATCACACACCTGCCTACACTTTTGGTGGCAAAAACGACCCCAAAATAGAAAACCATACCCCAGCTCCTGGTGACTATCATCCCGAGAAAGTTAGGCAAGATCACAATCCCGCCTTCACCTTTGCTGGTCGGTATGATCTTCAAAAACCCAGTGATACTCCTGCCCCTGGTGCCTATTCCCCCGAGAAGGTTCGTCAAGATCACAATCCTGCCTTTACAATGGGTGGCAAACATATCGATAAGATAACCAATGGTACACCAGCTCCTGGTGACTACTATCCTGAAAAAGTTAGATTAGACCACACACCTGCCTACACTTTTGGTGGCAAAAACGATCCCAAAATTGAAAACCATACTCCAGCTCCTGGTGACTATCATCCTGAGAAAGTTAGGCAAGATCACACTCCAGCCTTTACTTTCGCTGGCCGTCATGATCTTCACAAACCCAGCGAAACTCCCGCTCCAGGGGCCTACTACCCTGAAAAAACTAGACAGGATCATAATCCCGCCTTCTCAATGGCTGGCAAACACATCGAAAAGCTTACAAATGGCACTCCAGCTCCAGGAGATTACTGCCCAGAGAAGGTTCGCCTCGATCATACTCCAGCTTACAGCTTTGGTAGTAAGAACGATCCGAAGGTGGAGAACAATACCCCAGCTCCTGGGGACTATCATCCAGAAAAGGTTAGACAAGATCACAACCCCGCCTTCTCCGTCGCCGGACGTCATGATCTCCATAAACCAAGTGATACCCCCGCCCCTGGTGCCTATTCCCCCGAGAAAGTTCGCCAAGATCATAACCCAGCCTTTTCAATGGCTGGAAAACATATTGAAAAGCTTACAAATGGAACACCAGCTCCTGGTGACTACTATCCTGAAAAGGTTAGATTAGACCACACACCTGCCTACACTTTTGGTGGAAAAAACGATCCCAAAATTGAAAACCATACCCCAGCTCCAGGTGATTATCATCCTGAGAAAGTTAGGCAAGATCACATTCCAGCCTTTACTTTCGCTGGCCGTCATGATCTTCAAAAACCAAGTGATACCCCCGCCCCTGGTGCCTATTCACCCGAGAAAGTTCGCCAAGATCATAACCCAGCCTTTTCTATGGCTGGAAAACATATTGAAAAGCTTACAAATGGAACACCAGCTCCTGGTGACTACTATCCTGAAAAAGTAAGATTAGATCACACACCTGCCTACACTTTTGGTGGCAAAAACGATCCTAAAATAGAGAACAATACACCAGCTCCAGGTGATTATCATCCCGAGAAAGTTAGGCAAGATCACATTCCAGCCTTTTCTTTCGCTGGCCGTCATGATCTTCACAAACCCAGCGAAACTCCCGCTCCTGGAGCATATTCTCCGGAAAAAGTCCGACAAGATCATAACCCTGCATTCTCGATGGCTGGCAAACATGATCCTAAGATCTCTAATGATACTCCTGCCCCTGGTGACTATAGTCCCGAAAAGTGTCGTCTAGATCATACACCCTCCTATACGTTTGCTGGGAAAAATGATCCCAAAATAGAAAACCATACCCCAGCTCCTGGTGACTATCATCCTGAGAAAGTTAGGCAAGATCACAATCCAGCCTTTACTTTCGCTGGCCGTCATGATCTTCACAAACCCAGTGACACTCCCGCTCCAGGGGCCTACTATCCCGAAAAAACTAGACAGGATCATAATCCCGCCTTCTCAATGACTAGCAGACACATCGAAAAGCTTACAAATGGCACTCCAGCTCCTGGAGATTACTGCCCAGAGAAGGTTCGCTTAGATCATACTCCAGCTTATACCTTTGGTAGTAAGAACGATCCGAAGGTGGAAAACAATACCCCAGCTCCTGGGGACTATCATCCAGAGAAGGTTAGACAAGATCACAACCCCGCCTTTTCCTTCGCCGGACGTCATGATCTCTATAAGCCCTGTGAGACTCCCGCTCCGGGAGACTACTCTCCGGAGAAGGTTCGACAAGATCACAATCCAGCCTTTACAATGGCGGGAAAGCATGATCCTAGGGTCACCAATGACACGCCGGCACCTGGGGACTACAGCCCCGAGAAGGTGCGACTGGACCGAGCACCTGCATTCAGCTTTGGCGGCAAACATGACCCCAAAACGGAGCACCATCATCCTGCGCCATGCGACTACGCCCCCGAGAGAGTTCGCCACGACCATACACCCGCCTACACAATTGCAGGTCGTCCCGCCGCCGAGCACGTGAGCCAGACCCCGGCTCCCTGTGACTACCATCCGGAGCAGTGCCAGGTGGACAGCACGCCGGCGTTCACCTTTGGCATGCGACTGGGAAGGGAACGCATCTCGGACACGCCAG CACCCTCTGCTTATGAGCCGGAGAAGCACTCACTGCACTCCACACCCGCCTACAGCTTTGGCACCAAGTCGGACATCCGCGTGACCACCGATGCCCCAG CCCCCGGTCACTATCATCCCGAGCAGTGCAAGCTGGATAGCTCGCCAGCCTATAGTTTTGGCCTAAAGACAGTGCCAACTGCTTCGCTTCCAG AACCCAGGGGCGTCTACATCGAAGATCGCATTGTCCAAAGACGCGAACGCCGCCTGGCCAGTCCCG TACGCAACAATGCGGAATGCACCACCACAACCACCAACAATGCTGGTGGCAACAGCACCACAACTaccaccacaaccaccaccactAGAACCTTTGTCAATGGAGTGGAGCAGCCGGAGTTGTTGGAAAAACAGACCACCAAGCAGGTGAATGGCACCCACAAAGAGCTTAAGTCCGCACCACCGGCACCACTGAGCAATGGCCATGTGAAGCACTCGAAGATCGAGGCCTACACGATGCAGCAGGTGGCCCACGGGCAGCAGGAGAGTGGTGACCTGAAAGTGGTGACCAGTGGTAAGTCGGATGCCAGTGCCACCAAGGCGGCGGCCGAGAGCCACCAGAGGGTGGTGCGTACAGATGGGGCCATCGTGACCAGCGGCCAATCCTCGAGGATGCAGACGGTCAAGTACGCTGTGGAGGCCAGCAGCGTGCAGGAGAAGATTATCAG CTCCTAA